DNA from Acidobacteriota bacterium:
TGCCCCATGCCAGGTTACATCCGCGGTGGGGCCGTAAGTGGATGGGACCTTCCTTCCGAGCAATCTCAAATAGACTGTAAGCTGGCTTCGATGATGTGTTGTATGAAGCACACGGCGCCAGAAGACCCAGATGCGCTGCCGTTCAACGTCAAAGAACGGCACCAATTCAATCCACCAGTTTTCACCCTTCGATGACAAAAAGCCAAGCCTTGGCCGCGCGAGCTCCAATGCACGCGCTGCGTATGCTTCGGGCGTCTGAGTTGCTGGAAGGACTTGGTCCGGCGGGGGTTCCGGCACTCCCAGAAATTCCCCGAAAAACCGGCGTTCCGAAAGCAACTGATGCTCCATGATTTGGCGAACGCTGCTTGACCGGGGATGTGGCTTGAAAGAAAAATCCTGCGCATCAAATTCCCGCCACACCGAAACTAATTTATTGGTTTCACTGGCGTAAGTGTCCAACAGGTGTTGGAAGGCCTGTGATGAAGCGCGTGGGATTTCTGACTCTGCGATGGCAATGTAAGGATAATTCATTGGCATCAAATATCTCCAGGTGTGCCAGCGTCAGGAACCGTTCACGGTTTTCAGACGTAGCTGCCACTGGCTCAGCTTGGCTCTTTGCCGGGCTGAGATTTCAGACGTCATAGGCAACCTTCCAGGCCATGCGAAGAGGAATTGAGAATGAGACGGCGGCGTGCCATGACGAACCGCCCCTTCAAATGCTGGCCTGACCAGCCGCTGATGAGTTGCGCCCGGCTTTCAAACGTTAAACCCCGCCCAAATCATTGTTGCTAAAAAATCCGCTTCGCGCAAGATAGACCAACGCCGAACTTTAGGAGACTCTGCCAACATGAGGCTGAATCGCGGGTCTCGAGCAGATCAATTGAACACTTCGCTGACAATGCGTAGTGTCGCCTGACATCTGCGCAAACGACGAGACCGTGACCGAAAACTCGAGCCGAGCATGAGGGAATTTGAAGCTCTTAGCTTCACTGGCATTCTGGTATAATCGCTGGCCATGCTTCAAATCATCGAGTTTTTGCAGCACCTGCTGTGCCGCTTGCATCGGCCGTTGCCGGTGGCCTGGGATGGGCTGTCGAGCCACCGCAGCATTGCGGCGCATGGAACACCGGCCCACGCTGCTCGCAGCGCTCTGGAAGCAGGCCGAATTGTTCTAAATGTCACTGTATGATGTCCCCGTCATTATTAATCGGGATCCCGAGGAGATTGCGGAGGCATTCCACCGGACCCGGAAGCTGTCCGGGAAGTTCATGGCGGTGCATCAACAGGCGGAGCTAAGAGGCTGGCGGGGTGTCCGCGAGTTGCGAAATGATAAGATATGCCGGGTTTGACACCGGGAGGACGCTGTGCACTGCTCGATTACTGATCCTTTCCTGGAAGGGATTTCACACTGGAACCTGCTTGACGTTAATGCACGCATCGGCCCCTCGGGCATCCATGGGGAGCTGGCCTTAGAGTCGGACGGCTTGCTTGAGGAAATGAATCGCTTCTCGATACGAGAAGCGGTCGTATCGCATTGGACGGCGGAAGAGTACGATGCCTGGAAAGGCAATCAAGCGCTGCAGCGCGATCTCAGGCCACACCTGATACCGGCCTGGGCGGCCCTGCCGGACCCACGCTCGGTTGAAGAACTGGCCGCGCTCCGGCCGTGCGCCGTGCGCCTGACACCCGGTATCAACC
Protein-coding regions in this window:
- a CDS encoding damage-inducible protein DinB; its protein translation is MPMNYPYIAIAESEIPRASSQAFQHLLDTYASETNKLVSVWREFDAQDFSFKPHPRSSSVRQIMEHQLLSERRFFGEFLGVPEPPPDQVLPATQTPEAYAARALELARPRLGFLSSKGENWWIELVPFFDVERQRIWVFWRRVLHTTHHRSQLTVYLRLLGRKVPSTYGPTADVTWHGADPTTSVDAAGRR